Proteins from a genomic interval of Spirochaetota bacterium:
- a CDS encoding response regulator: MAMIKILIIDDEEVVLKSSLRILKNEDYEIDTAPAGIEGLEMAKSKKYDIVITDLMMPKLGGMEILKTLQKEQPDVTVIIFTGYATVETAREALKNGAFDYIPKPFTPDELREIVKNAIASRQDSSHTRMLDLMSIVSHELKSPISVVHTTAETLYKGYFGKLDPSQEKTIETILRNCQYLEDIIRNYLDLSKMELNNIEAFTQPIDLAEEVVKPVVELPEHVANMKKMPITTDLKVRPVINGDPNLLKILVTNLVNNAIKYGKPETEIKLTLEEKGGAIALSVFNEGVGISREDIEARLFQRFSRLKQKGTEGVKGTGLGLYICKTIAEKHNGTIAVESEQGSWAKFTVTLPVFKKE; this comes from the coding sequence ATGGCCATGATAAAGATTCTTATCATTGATGATGAAGAAGTGGTTCTCAAGAGTTCTTTGCGAATTCTCAAGAACGAAGACTACGAGATCGACACGGCCCCGGCCGGCATCGAGGGTCTCGAGATGGCGAAGAGCAAAAAATACGATATCGTCATCACCGACCTCATGATGCCCAAACTCGGCGGAATGGAAATACTCAAAACCCTCCAGAAGGAACAGCCCGATGTTACCGTCATCATCTTCACCGGATACGCCACGGTGGAAACGGCCCGCGAGGCCCTGAAAAACGGCGCCTTCGACTATATTCCGAAGCCCTTTACTCCCGACGAATTGAGGGAAATCGTTAAAAACGCGATCGCCTCGCGTCAGGACAGCTCGCATACGCGGATGCTTGACCTCATGTCCATCGTGTCGCACGAATTGAAAAGCCCCATAAGCGTGGTGCACACCACCGCCGAGACGCTCTACAAGGGCTACTTCGGCAAGCTTGACCCCAGCCAGGAAAAGACGATCGAGACCATCTTGCGCAACTGCCAGTACCTCGAAGACATCATCCGCAACTACCTCGACCTTTCAAAGATGGAACTTAACAACATAGAGGCCTTCACCCAGCCGATCGACCTGGCGGAGGAGGTCGTGAAGCCGGTTGTGGAACTGCCCGAACACGTCGCAAACATGAAAAAGATGCCCATTACCACCGACCTCAAGGTAAGGCCCGTAATCAACGGCGATCCGAATTTACTGAAGATACTGGTCACCAATCTTGTCAACAACGCCATTAAATACGGCAAACCCGAAACCGAGATCAAGCTGACGCTCGAGGAGAAAGGTGGCGCCATAGCGCTTTCCGTCTTCAACGAGGGCGTTGGAATATCCCGAGAAGACATAGAGGCAAGGCTGTTTCAGCGCTTCTCCCGACTCAAACAAAAGGGAACCGAAGGTGTAAAGGGAACGGGCCTGGGGCTTTATATATGCAAAACCATAGCGGAAAAGCACAATGGCACCATAGCCGTTGAATCGGAACAGGGGAGCTGGGCGAAATTCACCGTGACCCTTCCCGTCTTTAAAAAAGAATAG
- a CDS encoding STAS domain-containing protein, with amino-acid sequence MEIEFKDLGEHKIVEVSGEVDLYNVSELKKALFSITDGKHSSVIVDLKNVNYMDSSGIGALVAGQKKMKAHSGKFALVNIHDDVLNILKLATLDKFFKIFESEDELL; translated from the coding sequence ATGGAAATAGAATTCAAGGACCTGGGGGAACATAAAATAGTGGAGGTAAGCGGCGAAGTGGACCTCTATAACGTCAGCGAGTTGAAGAAGGCGCTTTTCAGCATAACTGACGGCAAGCATTCCAGCGTAATAGTCGACCTCAAGAACGTCAATTACATGGACTCGTCGGGGATCGGCGCCCTGGTGGCCGGCCAGAAAAAGATGAAAGCCCACAGCGGGAAATTCGCTCTTGTCAACATACACGACGACGTTTTGAACATTCTCAAGCTCGCCACGCTCGACAAGTTTTTCAAGATATTCGAAAGCGAGGATGAGCTGCTGTAG